Proteins from a genomic interval of Ancylobacter polymorphus:
- a CDS encoding (R)-mandelonitrile lyase, translating to MLTRRRIARAMSVLVALAAAPAFAQAQQPASGVQITRAGTQAPSKGPAQYFTGTVRIDPLFQTSAPSRAGAGSVTFEPGARTVWHSHPLGQTLIVTTGLGWVQSEGDAKQEMRPGDVVWVPPGVKHWHGATATSAMTHIAVNEMFDGINVIWMEPVPDDQYQK from the coding sequence ATGTTGACGCGCAGACGTATCGCCCGTGCGATGAGCGTGCTCGTGGCGCTGGCGGCCGCACCGGCTTTCGCCCAGGCGCAACAGCCGGCCAGCGGTGTGCAGATCACCCGCGCCGGGACCCAGGCGCCGAGCAAAGGGCCGGCCCAATATTTCACGGGGACCGTCCGCATCGATCCGCTCTTCCAGACGTCTGCTCCGTCGCGCGCAGGGGCGGGAAGCGTGACCTTCGAACCGGGAGCCCGCACCGTCTGGCACAGCCATCCCCTTGGCCAGACGCTGATCGTCACGACCGGCTTAGGCTGGGTGCAGAGCGAGGGTGACGCGAAGCAGGAGATGCGGCCCGGCGACGTGGTCTGGGTCCCGCCGGGGGTGAAGCATTGGCATGGGGCAACCGCGACCTCTGCGATGACGCATATCGCGGTGAACGAAATGTTCGACGGCATCAACGTCATCTGGATGGAACCCGTCCCCGACGACCAATACCAGAAGTGA
- a CDS encoding xanthine dehydrogenase family protein molybdopterin-binding subunit: protein MPLRHACRHHPRGETRGNELRANVMTSMDPNLSRRAFLRAGGALVVSIGAPLALDSAHAQGASGAAAAVKPPLTPDQLSTYVAVNADGSVAAYFGKIDMGHGLATAIGQMVAEELDVPVGVVRVVMGDTATSVNQGGASGSTGVQLGGRQLRAAAAEARRVLVEMAADRLGVAADRLQVADGVVSAQNDASQKVSYAELIGGRYFDVRLAWNGRIGNALYAPGKAAPKDPKDYRVVGQPIKRDDVAPRVFARFDFVTDVKVPGMVHGRMIRPSVAGAVPVKVDEASISDIAGAKAVWNQGFLGVVADKEWDAIKASGQLRVEWSQAKPPFPDQAALYAHIRHAPVRQRQAEGRTIGDVAAAFRTAARVVEAEYEWPFQSHASMGPACAIADVRDGQVTLWTGSQKPHFTRDGVAAILGVPVESVHAIWVQGPGSYGRNDAGDVAMDAALLSKAVGKPVRLQYMRDQGTAWDPKGPASIHRARAAIDAAGKVIAYEFMSKAFSRVDVSYDESRPRDTLAGHLIGVPLESADGFGVPEDSYAFDNRHTYWETIAPLLERGSPLRTSHLRDPVGPQIHFASESFIDEVAAAINLDPVAFRRQHVTDTRDLAVIDAATEKAGWQRRASPRNDQTGSKVSGRGFAYVQRSGTRVAIVAEVEVDRSSGKIWARKFTIAHDCGQVINPDGLRHAIEGNILQGISRTLWEEVAFDMQSVTSVDWQTYPILDITETPEEVDVILIDRPESAPSGAGEPTIRAVAAAIANAVFDATGVRIRRVPFSPDNVKAALS from the coding sequence ATGCCGCTGCGGCACGCATGTCGCCATCATCCGCGCGGTGAAACGCGCGGCAATGAGCTGAGGGCGAACGTCATGACCAGCATGGACCCCAACCTGTCCCGCCGCGCTTTCCTCAGGGCGGGCGGCGCGCTCGTGGTTTCGATCGGCGCGCCGCTTGCGCTCGATAGCGCTCATGCTCAAGGCGCGTCCGGCGCCGCGGCGGCCGTGAAGCCGCCGCTGACGCCGGATCAGCTCTCGACCTATGTGGCGGTCAATGCCGATGGCTCGGTCGCGGCCTATTTCGGCAAGATCGACATGGGCCACGGCCTGGCGACCGCCATCGGGCAAATGGTCGCCGAAGAGCTCGACGTCCCGGTCGGTGTGGTCCGGGTCGTGATGGGCGACACCGCGACCAGCGTCAACCAGGGCGGCGCGTCGGGCTCGACCGGTGTTCAGCTCGGCGGCAGGCAACTGCGCGCCGCCGCTGCCGAAGCCCGCCGCGTGCTGGTCGAGATGGCTGCCGACCGGCTCGGCGTTGCGGCCGATCGGCTGCAGGTCGCCGATGGCGTGGTGAGTGCGCAGAACGACGCCTCCCAGAAGGTATCCTACGCCGAGCTGATCGGCGGTCGCTATTTTGACGTCCGGCTCGCGTGGAACGGCCGGATCGGCAACGCGCTTTATGCCCCGGGCAAGGCCGCGCCGAAAGACCCGAAGGACTATCGGGTCGTCGGCCAGCCGATCAAACGCGACGATGTCGCGCCGCGGGTCTTTGCCCGCTTCGACTTTGTCACCGATGTGAAGGTCCCCGGAATGGTCCATGGCCGGATGATCCGCCCCAGCGTCGCGGGCGCGGTGCCGGTCAAGGTCGACGAAGCCTCGATCAGCGACATAGCCGGCGCAAAGGCCGTCTGGAACCAGGGCTTCCTCGGCGTCGTCGCCGATAAGGAATGGGACGCGATCAAGGCGTCGGGCCAGTTGCGGGTCGAGTGGTCGCAAGCGAAGCCTCCATTTCCCGATCAGGCCGCGCTCTACGCTCACATCCGCCATGCGCCGGTGCGCCAAAGGCAGGCCGAGGGCCGGACGATCGGCGATGTCGCGGCCGCGTTCAGGACCGCCGCGCGCGTGGTGGAAGCGGAATATGAGTGGCCGTTCCAGTCCCATGCCAGCATGGGGCCGGCCTGCGCCATTGCCGATGTGCGCGACGGCCAGGTCACGCTGTGGACCGGATCGCAGAAGCCGCATTTCACCCGCGACGGCGTCGCCGCCATTCTCGGCGTTCCCGTCGAGAGCGTCCATGCAATCTGGGTCCAGGGTCCCGGCAGCTACGGGCGCAACGATGCCGGCGACGTGGCGATGGACGCAGCGCTCCTGTCGAAGGCCGTGGGCAAGCCGGTGCGGCTGCAATATATGCGCGACCAGGGCACCGCGTGGGACCCGAAAGGGCCTGCCTCGATCCATCGCGCCCGCGCCGCGATCGACGCCGCAGGCAAGGTCATCGCCTACGAGTTCATGAGCAAGGCCTTCTCCCGCGTCGATGTCAGCTATGATGAAAGCCGGCCGCGCGACACTTTGGCGGGCCATCTGATCGGCGTGCCGCTGGAATCGGCCGACGGCTTCGGCGTTCCCGAAGACTCCTACGCCTTCGACAACCGGCACACCTATTGGGAGACGATCGCCCCCTTGCTCGAGCGCGGGTCGCCGCTGCGCACCTCGCATCTGCGCGACCCGGTGGGACCGCAGATCCATTTCGCGAGCGAATCCTTCATCGACGAGGTGGCGGCGGCGATCAACCTCGATCCGGTGGCATTCCGCCGGCAGCATGTCACCGACACGCGCGACCTCGCGGTGATCGACGCCGCCACGGAAAAGGCCGGCTGGCAGAGGCGGGCGTCACCGCGCAACGATCAGACCGGCAGCAAGGTGTCTGGCCGCGGCTTTGCCTATGTGCAGCGCAGCGGCACCCGGGTCGCGATCGTCGCCGAAGTCGAGGTCGACCGCTCGAGCGGGAAGATCTGGGCGCGCAAATTCACCATCGCCCATGACTGCGGCCAGGTCATCAACCCGGACGGGCTGCGTCATGCGATCGAAGGCAACATCCTGCAAGGCATCAGCCGCACGCTGTGGGAAGAGGTGGCCTTCGACATGCAGAGCGTGACGAGCGTCGATTGGCAGACCTATCCCATTCTCGATATCACCGAGACGCCGGAGGAGGTCGACGTCATCTTGATCGATCGCCCTGAAAGCGCGCCCTCGGGGGCTGGGGAGCCGACGATCCGCGCCGTCGCCGCCGCCATCGCCAATGCGGTGTTCGATGCCACCGGCGTGCGCATTCGCCGCGTGCCGTTCTCGCCGGACAACGTCAAGGCGGCGCTGTCCTGA